From the genome of Triticum aestivum cultivar Chinese Spring chromosome 3B, IWGSC CS RefSeq v2.1, whole genome shotgun sequence, one region includes:
- the LOC123064322 gene encoding putative E3 ubiquitin-protein ligase SINA-like 9, with protein sequence MDKKAGAERASAEENCSGKKAKVTVEAEAAVSTITLNVNPKLLECSGCWSPLVPPIFQCTNGHITCLKCCADLKHSSCGLCALERTGCHAWGRILGGLTMPCSFQGHGCTETIRFTEKLAHEESCLHAPCHCPIAGCHPYHGRSLRDHINLEHATIQYTRVTARSLYPLSMRNDEPARLVSLGSRAVFLLVVDRSIPSGRALSLIHLVSDPIEKEDFKYKIEVHTRIGILSVSGSETPSVGRLTRTYQAGALLFLSDAVWSPQDSPVYLELK encoded by the exons ATGGACAAG AAGGCTGGTGCGGAAAGGGCCTCGGCGGAGGAGAACTGCTCCGGGAAGAAGGCTAAGGTCACGGTGGAGGCCGAGGCTGCGGTGTCCACGATCACTCTCAACGTAAACCCCAAGTTGCTGGAGTGCTCTGGTTGTTGGAGCCCGTTGGTTCCACCAATTTTTCAG TGCACAAATGGCCATATCACATGCTTAAAGTGCTGCGCCGATCTGAAGCACAGTAGTTGCGGCTTGTGTGCCTTGGAGCGCACCGGCTGCCACGCCTGGGGGCGCATCCTCGGCGGCCTCACCATGCCGTGCTCGTTCCAGGGGCACGGGTGTACCGAGACGATCCGGTTCACGGAGAAGCTGGCCCATGAAGAGTCCTGCCTCCACGCCCCATGCCACTGCCCCATCGCTGGCTGCCACCCCTACCATGGCCGGTCCCTGCGCGACCACATCAACTTGGAGCACGCTACAATCCAGTACACCCGCGTCACAGCCAGAAGCCTCTACCCCCTGAGCATGCGCAACGACGAGCCAGCCCGCCTGGTGTCCCTAGGCAGCAGGGCGGTGTTTCTCCTTGTGGTCGACCGGAGCATCCCGTCGGGGCGTGCGCTGTCGTTGATCCACCTTGTGAGTGACCCGATCGAAAAGGAGGATTTCAAGTACAAGATCGAAGTGCATACGCGGATTGGCATTCTCTCTGTGTCCGGCAGCGAGACACCGAGCGTCGGGCGGCTGACGAGGACGTACCAGGCAGGTGCGTTGCTGTTCCTATCAGACGCCGTGTGGTCTCCCCAGGATTCTCCCGTGTACCTCGAGCTGAAATGA